The segment GAAGTCGAGCGCGACCCGCAGCCGATCGAGCTGGGCCAGGCCGAGGTGCTCGAATGGGAAACCGACGGCATGTTGCTGGCCCTCGGTGCCCAGGTTCCCGACTGCCTCCGCGCCGCCGAACGGCTCCGGAGCGAGCACGGCCTGCGGATCGGCGTCATCAACGCCCGCTTTGCCAAGCCGCTCGATACGGCGACCGTCTTCAAGGCCCTGGATGAATGCGGCTTTGTCCTCACCGTTGAGGAAGGCTGCCTGATGGGCGGTTTCGGTTCGGCCGTGCTGGAAGCCGCCAACGAGGCCGGGCGGAACACCTCGCACGTCCGCCGCCTCGGCTTGCCCGACCGCTTCGTCATGCACGCCGAGCGCGACGAGCAACTCGCCGAGGTCGGCCTCGACGTTGATGGCATCGTCCGCGCGTGCCTGGACCTTGCCCAGCATCTCGGCATCACTGGCGAGACCGACGAATCGACCGCCGCCCCCGGCCGCTCGGCCGGCTGATTGATCGATCCGGCTGGAGGGTGCTCCGCTCATCCTCCGTCGTCCCAAGGCATCTTCGCCCCGCCAGCCTCAGGCCGGTAGAATGGAGTGGAAGATCCGCGCCAACACAGACCGACCACCGGGGGAACCGCGATCATGGCCACCGCATCGAGTACGACTGCCAGCCATCGCCAGACCGGGGCGTCGGTCCGACCACTCCCCCCTCTGGAGAACGGTGACCGGCTCACCCGCGCCGAGTTCGAACGTCGCTACGAGGCGATGCCCGAGCTGAAGAAGGCGGAACTGATTGAGGGAGTCGTTTACATGGGGTCTCCTGTCCGCGCGCGGAAACACGGCGGCCCGCATGCCGCGATCATTACGTGGCTCGGCTCGTTCTGGGCCGCAACGCCCGGCGTCATGGTGTTCGACAACGCCACCGTCCGGCTCGACCTCGATAACGAGCCTCAACCGGACGTGGCCCTGTTGATCGACCCCGCCCGAGGGGGCCAGGCCCGGATCTCGGACGACGATTACATCGAAGGCGCACCCGAACTGGTCATCGAGATCGCCTCCAGCAGCGTGAGCCTCGATCTGAATGCCAAGCTGAACGTTTATCGTCGCAGCAACGTCCGGGAATACCTCACCTGGCGGGTGCTTGACGGTGCGATTGACTGGCGAGTCCTTCAGGACGACCGCTACGAGCTGATCTCGGCCGACGAGCAGGGCCGACTCCGAAGCGCGGTTTTCCCCGGCCTCTGGCTGGATCCCTCGGCGTTGCTGCGGGGAGACCTGAACGCCGTGCTTGCGGCGCTCGGAGCCGGCCTGGCCAGCCCCGAGCACGCGGCGTTTGTCGATCGCCTCCGCGGCTGACCGGAGTTCTTCTCAGCCCACCGTCTCGCCCGGTTCGGGTGCAAAGACCTCGGTCGAAAGGCCGAGGTGGTCGATTTGGGCTCGCAACTGGTCGGGGGTGCCGATCAGGGGGGGGAAGGTGCCGTAGTGGCACGGGATGACCGCCTTGACGCCGAGCAACCGGCAGGCGAACGCGGCGGCGCGGGGGTCCATGGTGAAGTGGTCGCCGATGGGAAGGATGGCGAGGTCGGGAGCATAAAGTTCCCGGATCAAGGACATATCGCCGAACAAACAGGTGTCTCCGGCGATGTAGATCTTGAACCCGTTGGAGAAGGTGGCCACATAGCCGGCCGCCTCGCCGAGGTAAACGATCGTGCCGTCCTGCTCGGTCCAGGAGGAGGAGTGGCGCGCGTCGGTCATCGTCAGGGCGATGTTCGGCGAGCCGAGGCAGATTGAGCCCCCTTTGTTCATGCCGAGTAGCTTGGCGCTGTCGATCCCTTTCGAGCCGAGCCAGCCGGTCAGGTCGTACATGCCGACGATCTTGCCCGAGCATCGCTTGGCCGCCGAGAAGACGTCGGCCAGGTGGTCGGCGTGGCCGTGGGTGATGGCGATCGCGTCGCAGCTCACGTCGTGGAACGGCTTCGGGCATTTCGGGTTGTTGGCCAGGAAGGGATCAACCAGCAGGGTCTGACCCTCGGGCGAGGTGAGCAGAAAGGTCGAGTGGCCGAGCCAGGTGATGCGGACGCCTTGGAAATCCATTGCTCGATGGTGCTCCTGGGAGTTGCCTGAGCGCGATTGAAGACACGGCCCGCCTCGCCCCCTGAGGCGCTCGGTGGTTCCGGCCCGTCCCGACCTGGTGGCTCCCTTGGGGTTGATCGGGGCAGGGCGGGGAACATGGCCTGGCGGGCTTGTGATCCCAACGGATCGGGAGGTTGAGGGGTGGTTGGTCCTGACGACTGCATTCTGACCGCAAGGGGCGATCGGGGCAACCGGATGCATCCGGCAACCGCGATGATCGGGAGCTGTCTGGAAACGAACAAAATTCCAGCCCATTTCGAGAAAGCCAACAGATTGGGACACCGTTTGCGTACCGGGAAGGGAGGAGAGTGGAGTCGGACTCCGGCCGTGACTCTCACGACCGCTCGTGAACCGTTCGTCACGCCCGGTCGGTTCCGGGACCCACGGCGGTCACGTTCTTCTTTGAGCCTTCGCACCAAGGAGCTGCAACGCGATGTCTACCTTCAAGACCCGACTCGCCTGGATGTCCAGCTTCGCGCTGGGTGGCGCCTTGCTCGTGACGGGTTGCGATGCTGGCCCCGGCGATGATCCCGCGATGGGCACCACGGAGCCCGCCTCGCCCGCCATGCCCGGCGACGACACCGGCGGAATGGACCGCTCCGGCCTGATGCGCGGAATGCCCGGCGACGCCGTCGCAACCCCGGGCGGTTCTTCCACCGCCCCGGCCGACGAACCGGCCCCGGCCGACGAACCGACCACGATTGAGCCGCCCGCCGATGAGCCGGCCCCGCCCGCCGAGGAACCGGCCCCGGCCGAGGAGCCGACGGACGAACCAGCCCCGGTCGAGCCTGAGCCGGCGGATCCGGGGGTCGAAGAGCCGAACTCCTAAGAGTGAGTGGATCGGTTCCGGTGCCCGGTCGGAGGGAACCGCGGGGCGGTCCCCGGTCACGGTGGATCAAGGACGCAGGGCACCGGATCTTCTCAAGAAACTCCGAGCGCTTCCCTGGAACCCTGACGGTGTTTTCAGGCACGCACGTGGGGATTGAAGGCGATTGCGGCGATGATTCACTCGGAATCGATTCAGGTTTCCACCAGAGGTCGGGGCACGGTCGAGTTGACCGACCAAATCCAGGGGATCGTTGCCCAGTCTGGGGTCGATCAGGGGCTTTGCACGGTCTTCGTGCATCATACGAGCGCTTCGCTGATCATCTGCGAGAATGCTGACCCAAGCGTCCGCTCTGACCTGGAACGCTACACGGCCCGATTGGTGCCCGATGGCGATCCGATCTTCCGCCACACACTCGAAGGTCCGGACGACATGCCGGCGCACGTCCGGTCGATTCTGACGCAGACGTCGCTCTCGATCCCCGTTGCCCGAGGCCGCTGCGACCTTGGCACCTGGCAGGGGATCTTCCTCTGGGAGCATCGGACCCATCCGCATCGCCGTCGCGTGACGGTCAGCGTGATGGGCGAACGAGACTGAGCCCTTGGTGCGCGTGGTCCGGCCGGCGCCTCACGTGCCGCACCGACGCCGTCGCATCTTCGATCAGGCCTGGACCTGCGTCGGATATCCTGGATCAACGAGCAGCACAGACAGTTGGGGTGATGCGCCAACGAGCACGGCCCGCGATCCCTCCTCTCGGAACAGGATCGCGGGCCGTTGGAAGGGGCAGCGCGGGGTTCGAACGCGAGTTCCGCGATGCTCGTCGCCTGGCTCACTCGTCCATCCATCTGCTCGCTCCCCGAGCGCGGGGATGAGGGATGGGAGGGAGGAGCCGTGCCCGGCTCGTGAGAATTCCGGTCGGCGTGAGATGACTCAGGTCACGCGGCCTTCTTCGCCCCACAGCACGCCCCGCAGGCCTTGGCCTCGTCGGCCTTGGCCTCGGCGCAGCACGCCTTGGCCTCGGCACAGCAGGTCTTCGCTTCGGCACAGCAGGTCTTCGCTTCGGCACAGCAGGTCTTCGCTTCGGCGCAGCACGCCTTCGACTCGGCGCAGCACGCCTTGGCCTCGGCGCAGCATGCCTTGGCCTCGGCACAGCATGCCTTGGCTTCAGCACAGCATGCCTTGGCTTCAGCAGCCTTCTTTGCGGTATCGCAGCAGGCCGCGCAGGCGTCGGCACAGCAGGCCTTGCAGGCTTCTTGATCCTTGCAGCAAGAGGCATCGCAGGCCTTGGCCTCGTCGGCCTTGGCTTCGGCGCAGCATGCCTTGGCTTCGGCACAGCAGGTCTTCGCTTCGGCGCAGCACGCCTTCGACTCGGCGCAGCACGCCTTGGCCTCGGCGCAGCATGCCTTGGCCTCGGCACAGCACGCCTTGGCCTCGGCGCAGCAGGCCTTGTCGTCAGTGACGGTGGTGGAGGTCAGCGTGACTTTGATCTCGGTGGCGCAACAGGCCTTCTTTGCCCCTTGGCTCAGAGCGCAGGCCGGGGAGGGGGTGTCGGCAGAGACGGGGTTTCCCGCCAGGGTGATCGCAACCAGGCAGGCACCCAGGGCGAACAGGGTCGATCGGCGCGTCATGAAAATCAACTCCTCAAAAACGTTAATGGAATTCGGTTGTGAGCATGGGCTGTGCGTGCTGGACGCTCTCCGACCGCAGACGGGACGCGGGCCGAGCCCTGCCGGGATCAACACACGGATGATCGCACGGCGAACGCGGCGGTTCGTGTCGCGGCGACAACGAGTGGTGCAAGGCGCGCCCGGTCGGGTAGCGCGCAATCACCCGCGATCCGTCAGCGTTGGTTAACGGGGCCGTGGCAGTCGGTCACAACCGCAGGCCATGTCTCACTCCGACCCTCGATCCCTGTCGGAACGACAGAGCCGATCCTGGGGCGGATCGAGAACGCCTGGCAACGGCAACCGCGGCACTGGCCTCAAGAGGCGGAGGGACGCTCCGCTAATTCCGCAACCGAGAGGTCGTGAGAATGAGGGGAACGGAGAAGGGGGCCGGCCTCGGAAGACCGGTTGCAATCAGGAGGGATGCCGAGGGTGAGGAAGGTAGCGTGACCGTCGGCTCAAACGAAAGGCGAGTCCGCGACTGGTCTCGCGAGACGCTGGAACGAACCGACCGCTCACTCACCATCTGCGAGGCGTTCGTCACGCAACAGCAGGAGGAGGTCCGCGTCCGGCAGTGACCGTCCGCCCCCGAGGAGTGAGGTGTGGGAGCCGCCGATCGGGTGGGAAGGGCGTTCAGAGGAGTCGTTTCGGAGAGGCAACACCGGGGCGTGGGTGGCTCCGGGGCATGGAAGGGCTCGCAATGATGCGTCGGGTGCGGCCCGGTGGGCAACGGGCAGGCGTCGACGGCAGGAAAGCCGCCAGCCATCAACCCGAGCAAAATGCCCAGGCCGATCCAGCCGCGTTCGCGTCTCCGGCAGCTTCGAAACATGCGAGTTACCTCGGCCAGGGCAGTGTGCCCCATCGCGTGCCCCTGGCAATACAGGATCCTATCTGTCAAGGTTGTCGGAGTCAACCGAGATCGAACTTGAGTCCCAACCAATCAATGGCCCAGTGAGAGGGGATGCCCGTGTGAGCATTAGGGGCACGATGGTGTGTTTGAGAATTCCTGGGTGGGAGGGGAAGACGGCTCGGTGCCGGTCAGTCAGTCAGTCGGTCGGTCGGGGTTTGCACACTGAGGAGGAGGGTGAAATCAAGAGACGCCGATCCGAAATCTGCCCCGGCCCCGGCGACCGAGACGCCTCGGTGGCAGGCTTCCAGGCGATTTCGTCGAGCGAGAGGCTGCCGCCTGGATCGGGATTTGCTCAGTAGTCTGGAATCACACGTTTCTCGTTGTGGCAGCCATCCTTCGCGGCTCTTGAGCCGGTAGACCTCGACGGCGTAGGCTGAAGGGGTGGTTTTCTCGCAAAAGCTGGTTTGCGAGTCGGCCGCACGGTTCTTTGAGGTCGGGAGGGAGCAGATGAAGGCAATTGTCCTCCGAGAATTTGGATCGATCGATCACTTCCACCTCGAAGATGTGCCCGACCCATCCCCCGGTCCCGGCCAGGTCGTGATCCGGCTCCGGGCCGCGGCGCTGAACCACCGCGATCTCTGGATCTCGCGGAAGATGTACCCGAACGTGAGCCTTCCCGCGATCCTTGGCTCCGACGGTGCGGGGCAGGTCGCGGCGCTGGGAGAAGGGGTCGAGGGGCTCCGGATCGGGCAGGATGTGATCATCAATCCGAGCCTTGATTGGGGCTCGGATCCGCGGGCTCAGGGCGAGCGCTTCCGCATTCTCGGCATGCCCGATCACGGCACCTTTGCCGAGCTGATCGTGGTTCCTGTCGAGAATGTCTTCGCCAAGCCGGCCGGCTTGCACTTCGAGCAGGCCGCCGCGCTGCCCCTGGCCGGTCTGACCGCATACCGGGCGGTGGTGACCAAAGCGCAGGTTCAGCCCGGAGAGGTGGTGCTGGTGACGGGCATCGGAGCCGGTACGGCAATCCATGCCCTGCTGATTGCCCGAGCCCTCGGGGCCCGCGTCTTCGTCACGTCGGGCAGTGACGCGAAACTTGACCGGGCGAAGGAACTCGGGGCCGAGGGAGGCGTCAACTATCGAGACCCGAGCTGGCCCGACAACCTTCGCAAGCTCGGCGGCACGCCCAACGTGGTCATCGACAGCGCGGGGGGAGAAATCTATGCTCATGCCATTGAGCTTCTTCGTCCCGGCGGCCGGCTTGTCAATTTCGGGGCCACGACCGGTCCGGTGCCGTCGCTCAATGTCTTCCAGGTCTTCTGGAAGCAGCTCCAGTTGCTCGGAACCACCATGGGCAGCCCGGCCGAGTTCGCCGCGTTGCTGGAACTCGTGGAAGATCGCGGGATTCAACCTGTCGTTGACCAGACCTACTTCCTCGACGATCTGCCCGACGCGCTCCGCCGCATGGAGCACTCGGAACAGTTCGGGAAGATCGTCATTAAAATTGATTGATGCCGTGATCGGTCGCCGTTGACACCACGCGACCCAGGCCCGTTCCTCGAATCTGAGCGAGGTGAGGAAGGACGGGCCTGGGGCTGGCGAGTCTTCAATCCCCGTCGTCTGAGGTCGTCAGGCCGAAGCGCCGGTCACCGCCTTCATTTTGCGAAGCCCTTCGCGGGCGACGTCGAGCGGATCGCGGGTCCAGTACTCGCGGTTGAACAGTTCGAGCGAGAAGGTGCCGTCGAATCCGATCGCATCGAGGATTTCCCTCAGACGATCGAACGGCGCGATGCCGTCTCCCGGGAAGACGCGGTCGGCATCGCTGATCGATTCCCGAGGAGGCTCGGCCGGGTAATCGTTCAGGTGGAACACGTGGATCGAGGCTCCATTGAGGTGCAAGAGCCCTTCGAGAGATGATCCACCTTTGTACAAATGATACACGTCGGGCAAGATGCAGGCGTCGGGCCGACCGCTCTCGACGGCGACGAACGCCACTTCGCCGAGCCGCTGAAAGGTGCGCGAGAAGCCCCAGACTTCCAGTTGCGGAACGACGCCGAACTCGGCCCCCAGTTCGAGCAGGGTGGCGTAGCGTTCGGCCAGGGTGAGCAAATCACCGTAACGCTGATCGGTCAGGCCGACAGGGGGGGCGGCCAGTCGGGTGCCGCCAATGGTGGAGAGCGTGTCCATGTCGCGTCGCGCTTCATCGAGGCCCGCGGCCCGTTCGGCCGGGTCGTCGACCGCCCAGCGGGCAAAGCCGATGGCGCTGGGCACGGCCAGCCCGACGTCGGCGATCTGCCGCCCGAGATCACGAAGCGATCCGCCCTCATCCTTGAATCGGTTGATGTCGCGGAGCCAGGGCTCGATGGCGTCGTAGCCGGCCTCGGCGGCGATGCGCACCTGATCGACGATGCCAACCTCGGAGTTGGTCCCCCGGATCGTGCTGGTATTCAGGCAGTAGCGAGGACGTTTCGAGGCCGGCGGGTTCTCTGCCCGGAGGCTTCGAGCCACCCCCGGAACCATCGCCGCGCCGGCGATCGCTCCGAGGGTTCCCTGAATCCAATGGCGCCGCGAAAGGGGTTTCGCCCCCGAGTGTGCCGTTGCGTCGTTGCTGGTCATGAGTTCCGGACCTTCTCCGTTGCGGTGCGAGTGCCAGCTCCGGGATTTTGAAACGCATTTTACCCATCCCCTCGCCGAGCCTCCAGCCCCGGGATCACTCCGGTGCATCGGCCAATGAGCGATGCAGCACATACGCTTGTCGGCGTTCGTCGCCCGCTCCGATCCTGACGGTTCCGACCGCCTGGTAGCCTGCGTGGAAGGCCCCTTCGAATGCCTCTCGAACTGCCAGTCGCCAGCGGTTCGCCCGCTCGGGAGCAGTGGCACGGAGCGCTCCCAGGTCGCTGGGAATTTCGAGCAAGACGAGAGGGGCCGTACCCTCGATCGGCCGCGCGGTGGGGCCGTCGGGATCAATCAGCAAGGGAAGCGCCCCGAAAGGGTGTTCCGGGAGCGACGGCCGGGGCGTCTGGTTCGGTTCCCAGACGGCGATCAGCCGATCGGTCGGAATTCCCGCGTTCAGGTCGTCGGTTCGAGGACCGTACATATCGACAAGGTAATGAGATGCCGTGGCCTGCAACGTTTCCAGATTGAACCGCGCATTGCCTGCCTGAAGCGGGTCGAAGGCCCAGGCCACGCAGGCCAGCCCTTCCGCCTCGGCGATCATGAACTGCGCCTGCTTCATCCGGCGGCCGAGCCCCCGCCCCTGGTACTCGGGAACGACGCCGGTCAACTGCGAATAGAGCCCGAGCTTCCCGTCGATCTTTCCCAGGAATGCAAACGACAATCCCGCGGCCGTGCCATCTTCCAGGAAGGCCCCCAGCACCAGTCCGCCGTGCAGGTTCGCCCCGACCAGGGTCGCCACCGGCACCACATACGACTCGTCGACCAGTCCCCACGAACGGCGTTGTGCATCCTGACAGGCGATGTAGTCGGCAGGGCTTTCGGCGCGCCGGATCACGATCGGTTCAATGGTGGGGTCACTCATCCGTCTCGTGCTCCTGAGCGCTCCGGTGAGGTGTGGCAAGGAAACCGCAAGGGGAGACTATAGGGACTGAATCAAGGTTGCGATCAAGGCGGCGCGGACGGGAAGGGAATCAACCTCGATGTGCTCGTGAACGGCGTGGGCACCCGCCCCGAGAGGACCAAGTCCGTCGAGCGTGGGCAGGCCGATGGCCGAGGTAAAGTTGGCGTCGGACCCGCCGCCGGTGGAGCCTTCGGTCAGTGACAGGCCAATCGTTTGTGCGGCCGATCGTGCGCGTTCAAAGAGTGAGGCGGTGGCGTCGGTGCGTTCCATGGGAGGGCGATTGAGACCTCCGGTCAGGGTCAGGGAAGTGCCGTCGAGGGTGGGAGTGAGGCGGTGCAAGGCCCGATCAACCCGCTCGGCCTCGGCCAGGGTCGAGACGCGCACGTCAATCTCGGCCGAGGCGAAGGCGGGAACCACGTTTACGGCCCCTCCGCCCTCGGCGCGGCCAACGGTGAGGGTGGTCCCGATCGAGGGATCGGCAATCGCGTGAATCGCGATGATTTGATGAGCGAGTTCGAGCAGGGCGCTTCGCCCTTTTTCCGGCTCGATGCCAGAATGGGCGGGAATTCCGGTCACCTTCAGGCTGTAGCGGCCCACGCCTTTGCGAGCGGTTTTCAGGCCGCCACCCGGCAAAGGGGGTTCGGGAACCAGGGCATAGGCGGCCTGGCGAGCAGTGTCTTCAATGAGTGTCCGAGAGGTCGGGCTGCCGACTTCCTCGTCGGACGTCAGCAGAAACTCGACGGGACGCGGTGGTGTCAGATTCAGGTCGCGGAGTGTCCTCAATGCGGTCAGCAGGAGAGTCAGTCCGCCCTTCATGTCGAACGTGCCGGGACCGTGGACGCGACCGTCCTCGATCCGAAACGGCATGGTGGCCAGAGTGCCAAGAGGCCACACCGTATCGAAGTGAGCCATCACGAGGGCAGGGCGGGGGGCGTCGGGGCCGGTGTGGCCGAAGGTGAAGCGGGCGTGCAGGTGATCGCCCCCGTCCGGATTGGCGATGCGATCCACCGACGATGCTCCCGCACTGTGCAGGAAGCCGGTCAGGCGATCGGCCAGCGCATCGAGTGCGGTCTTGTCCTTGCTCGGCGATTCATGCTCGACGAGTGTTCGCAGGAGGGCGACGATCTCATCGCGCTGGGAGGTCAGGTAAGGCACGAGGTCGGTGGGTGGCATGGTGTACGGTCCCGAGATGGGGTGCCTGCAATCGTCCTGCGAGTGTGGTGCGGGCCGAAACCGGGCGGGGCTTACAACGCGACCTCGTCGGCATCGAGCGTCACCTCGCGCCGCGTGTTGCCGATGATGAATTCCTCGACGGGTTCGTGACCGAGTCCGGGGCCGTTGGGTACGGGCACCTCGCCGTCGAAGGCAAGGACGGGGGGATCAACAATGTCCTGAAGGTAGTACTTGTCGGAGCCGGACACATCTCCCGGAAAGACAAACCCGGGCAAACTCGACAGCGCGACATTGGCGGCGCGGCCGATGCCGAACTCGTGCATCCCCCCGCACCAGACGGGAACCCCTCGGGTGAAGCAATAATCGTGAATGCGACGGGCCTCCATCAGGCCGCCGACCCGGCTCACCTTGATGTTGATGACCCGGCAGGCGTCGAGTTCCAGCGCCTTGCGAGCATCATCAACCGAGTGAATCGACTCGTCGAGGCAAACGGGCGTGCGCAGAGCGGCCTGAAGTCGCGCGTGGTCGATGATGTCGTCGTGAGCCAGGGGTTGCTCGATGAGCAGGAGATCGAATTCATCGAGCCGTCGCAGCATGTCGATGTCGTTGAGCGTGTACGCGGAGTTGGCATCGACCTGAAGTAAGATTCCCGGATAGACGCGGCGCACTTCTCGGACAACATTGACATCGCGCCCAGGACCGATTTTCAGCTTGATCCGTTTGTAACCGGCCGAGAGGTGCCGTTCGATCGTATCGAGCAGGGCCGTCAGGTCATCCTCGATCCCCAGGCTGACCCCCGACGAAATCTTCGGACGCACACCGCCGATGAACCGAGCCAGGGAGATCCCCTGCGATCGGGCGAGCAGATCGCAACAGGCCATTTCCAAACCGGCCTTGGCGAAGTTGTTCCCCTTCACCAGGCGGTACAGTGCGGTGAGATCGTCGATCGTCTCCCAGTCCTTGCCCAGCACGAGCGGCCCGAGAAAGTCGCGCAGCAGGTGCCAGCACGTCTCGGTGGTTTCGGGGCAGTAGTACGGATCGGACGGGCTGGCACACTCTCCCCAGCCGACGAGTCCATCCTCCGACTCCACGCGCACCAGAAGATGCGCAAGGTGATCCTTCACATGCGAACTGGTCCGGAACGGCCGGACCAGCGGAAGGCGGACAAGCTTCAGGTCGATGCGGCGGAGCTGCATGGTCGGTGCTGGCTCGGGAGAACTGCATGCGGCCATTCCGGCGGATCGAAGGCCAGCAGCAGGGTCCTGGAAGGGGTGGGGTTCACACGATCAACGCGCGTTAATCGTCCTCAAGATCGGTGTCGGTTTCGGTGGAGAGGGAGGAGGGGTCGTCGAAGGGAGCGGTCAGGGCTTCCCCGTCGTCGGAGGTTCCCGTCAGCAGGGCGACCCGACGCTCGGCCGCCTGGAGCGTGGTGCGGCACTGTGCAAGCAGGCGGACCCCGCGTTCATAACGTGCCAACGAGGCGTCGAGATCAAGCGTTCCTCGTTCGAGATCGGAGACAATCCCCTCGATCTGCCCAAGGGCGGCCTCGAACGAGGGGGTATCCTTCTCGGGAGTGTCTGGGGAGGGCTGCGGGGCGTCGGGCATCAGATCAACTCCGTTCGGGATCGGTGCGGAAGGGGCCGGAGCCTCCGGGGGCGAGGCGCTTGCGGGGGCGATCGGTCGGCACGGGGGCCACGGCTCCGGGGGCGGGGCGTCGGTCGCGCCGGGCCGGCCGTTTGGAGTCGGTGGGAGCGACCTCCTGATCGTCCGGAGGGCCTTCCCCGTGGCTCGGACCAACCTCAACCCGGCTGAGAATCGACCCCGAAGCCAGTCGCGTCCGAATCAAGGTGCCTGGCTTCGCGTCGTCGGAAGATCGTACCACGCGAGCGTCCTCGACCCGCTGCGTCAGGCTGTAACCGCGTGACAGGACCGCAAGCGGGCTCAGGGCGTCGAGCTGCCCGGCCAGGGCCGCCAGGCGATCGCGTCGGCGGTCGAGCAATCGCGACATGGCCCGATCGGCCCGATCGGCCAGCGATTCAAGCCGCGAGCGCGCGTCGCTCGCCCGGAGCGACAGGGCGCGGGCCATCCGGCCGGAGAGGGTGTCGAGCCGGTTCAGCACATCCCGAAGGTCGGGTACGGCCAGCTCGGCCGCGCCGCTGGGGGTCGGGCCGCGAAGGTCGGCCACGAGGTCCGTAATCGTCAGGTCCGTCTCGTGTCCGACTCCGGAAACAACCGGAACACGAGACGCAACGATTGCACGCGCCACCACTTCTTCATTGAAAGCCCAGAGGTCCTCCAGGCTGCCACCTCCGCGACCGACGAGGATCAGATCGACCTGGTCGAGCCGGTTGGCCAGTGCGATGGCGGCAGCAACTTCCTCGGCCGCCCCCTGGCCCTGCACCTTGGCCGGGGCGATGAGGATCTCGGCCGACGGCCAGCGCCTCCCGGTGACGGTCAGGATGTCTCGCACCGCCGCGCCGGTCGGGCTGGAGACGACAACGATCCGTTTCGGGAACCTCGGCAAGGGACGCTTGCGAGCCGGGTCGAACAGCCCTTCCAGGCGAAGGCGATCGCAGAGCTGCCGGAAGGCCAGTTCGAGCGGCCCGATTCCCTCCGGCTCGATGGTCCGCACCTGAATCTGATAGGAACCGTGGGGCGGATACAGATCAACGCTGCCCCAGGCTCGTACCGCCAGCCCGTTTTCCAGGTCGAACGGAACCCGAGCGGCCTGACTGCGCCAGAGAACGGCTCGAATTCGGGCTCCCTCGTCCTTGATGTCGAAGTAGACATGGCCCGACTTCGGGCGAGAGAGGTTCGAGATTTCGCCGCAGACCGCCACTTCGGCAAACGCCGATTCGAGCACCTCACGAATCAAGGCGGTCAACTCGGTGACACTCAGCACCGGTGGCCCGCTGGGCAGACCGACCACCCCGGCCGACACCTTTGCATCGAGGTCGTGAGGATCGGGCACGGAATCGAACAGCGACGGACCGGGCATGGCAACGACGATCCCAGACGGGCGGGGCGTTCGAGCCGGCCAGGGCCGGCCCGCTCACTCGACGATCAACGGTGCAATCAGTGTAGCGATTCACCGCGATCCGTCCCAGATCGGTTGATTGGTCCTCCAAGATGGCCTTTGCAGACGAATACGCGTGACGCACGCTGAACGACGATCGGAACCAAGAGGGGCAACGAGCCCATGACCAGCGCGTGGGAACCCTCCCGTGAGACACGGCCCGGACTGCCTCGGAGACCAGGGGGTGCCGGCCACCCCCCGGTTCCGCTCCCGGTTTGCCCGATCGTCAGGCCGCGTACTCGGAGTGTGCCGAGAGCGCCTCGCCGGTTTCCAGTTCCGATTTCGTCGCGGCAATCGAGTAGATGTACAGGCCAAACGCTGCCTTGGCCAGCACGTCGGCAATCGAGTAGCCCACCTGCAAGGCCACCTCTGCGTTCGCTCCCGAGAGGCCGATCATCGGGGCAAGGTAGGCGATCGGGTAGAACGACCAGGTGATCACAATCAAATACCGAGCAAAGCTGATTCGACCCCGAACATCCTCGGGTTGGCGTGCCAGCGAGGTCGACAGCTCGGTAAGCAACACAAACAAGATATACAAGAATGGGAGCATGCTCAGGCCCC is part of the Tautonia marina genome and harbors:
- a CDS encoding Uma2 family endonuclease translates to MATASSTTASHRQTGASVRPLPPLENGDRLTRAEFERRYEAMPELKKAELIEGVVYMGSPVRARKHGGPHAAIITWLGSFWAATPGVMVFDNATVRLDLDNEPQPDVALLIDPARGGQARISDDDYIEGAPELVIEIASSSVSLDLNAKLNVYRRSNVREYLTWRVLDGAIDWRVLQDDRYELISADEQGRLRSAVFPGLWLDPSALLRGDLNAVLAALGAGLASPEHAAFVDRLRG
- a CDS encoding metal-dependent hydrolase; translation: MDFQGVRITWLGHSTFLLTSPEGQTLLVDPFLANNPKCPKPFHDVSCDAIAITHGHADHLADVFSAAKRCSGKIVGMYDLTGWLGSKGIDSAKLLGMNKGGSICLGSPNIALTMTDARHSSSWTEQDGTIVYLGEAAGYVATFSNGFKIYIAGDTCLFGDMSLIRELYAPDLAILPIGDHFTMDPRAAAFACRLLGVKAVIPCHYGTFPPLIGTPDQLRAQIDHLGLSTEVFAPEPGETVG
- a CDS encoding secondary thiamine-phosphate synthase enzyme YjbQ; translation: MIHSESIQVSTRGRGTVELTDQIQGIVAQSGVDQGLCTVFVHHTSASLIICENADPSVRSDLERYTARLVPDGDPIFRHTLEGPDDMPAHVRSILTQTSLSIPVARGRCDLGTWQGIFLWEHRTHPHRRRVTVSVMGERD
- a CDS encoding zinc-binding dehydrogenase, with the protein product MKAIVLREFGSIDHFHLEDVPDPSPGPGQVVIRLRAAALNHRDLWISRKMYPNVSLPAILGSDGAGQVAALGEGVEGLRIGQDVIINPSLDWGSDPRAQGERFRILGMPDHGTFAELIVVPVENVFAKPAGLHFEQAAALPLAGLTAYRAVVTKAQVQPGEVVLVTGIGAGTAIHALLIARALGARVFVTSGSDAKLDRAKELGAEGGVNYRDPSWPDNLRKLGGTPNVVIDSAGGEIYAHAIELLRPGGRLVNFGATTGPVPSLNVFQVFWKQLQLLGTTMGSPAEFAALLELVEDRGIQPVVDQTYFLDDLPDALRRMEHSEQFGKIVIKID
- a CDS encoding sugar phosphate isomerase/epimerase family protein, whose translation is MTSNDATAHSGAKPLSRRHWIQGTLGAIAGAAMVPGVARSLRAENPPASKRPRYCLNTSTIRGTNSEVGIVDQVRIAAEAGYDAIEPWLRDINRFKDEGGSLRDLGRQIADVGLAVPSAIGFARWAVDDPAERAAGLDEARRDMDTLSTIGGTRLAAPPVGLTDQRYGDLLTLAERYATLLELGAEFGVVPQLEVWGFSRTFQRLGEVAFVAVESGRPDACILPDVYHLYKGGSSLEGLLHLNGASIHVFHLNDYPAEPPRESISDADRVFPGDGIAPFDRLREILDAIGFDGTFSLELFNREYWTRDPLDVAREGLRKMKAVTGASA
- a CDS encoding M20 family metallopeptidase, yielding MPPTDLVPYLTSQRDEIVALLRTLVEHESPSKDKTALDALADRLTGFLHSAGASSVDRIANPDGGDHLHARFTFGHTGPDAPRPALVMAHFDTVWPLGTLATMPFRIEDGRVHGPGTFDMKGGLTLLLTALRTLRDLNLTPPRPVEFLLTSDEEVGSPTSRTLIEDTARQAAYALVPEPPLPGGGLKTARKGVGRYSLKVTGIPAHSGIEPEKGRSALLELAHQIIAIHAIADPSIGTTLTVGRAEGGGAVNVVPAFASAEIDVRVSTLAEAERVDRALHRLTPTLDGTSLTLTGGLNRPPMERTDATASLFERARSAAQTIGLSLTEGSTGGGSDANFTSAIGLPTLDGLGPLGAGAHAVHEHIEVDSLPVRAALIATLIQSL